A stretch of DNA from Schistocerca americana isolate TAMUIC-IGC-003095 chromosome 3, iqSchAmer2.1, whole genome shotgun sequence:
TGTTTGCCATTCGCATACATTTCGCCCAAATTTAGTGTTAAGTGAAGCGCATCTCACATGCGCATACTGCAAATTCGCTGCCAATGTGGGAGTGCAGGCGCATGAAATCTGCGTGGCTGCGAGCAATCCTCACACTGCTGACACAGCAGGCCGGGAGTACATAAGCCAATGCAACTGAAATTAGCGCCAATAAACTTCTGGAACTTCCACCAACGCTTGCGAAGCGTATTTATATACTCACTCGCACATTAAAGGCGTGTGCAGGTAACACGGGTGGATCACGTGCTTGCAGGGCTCTATCGCTCTGCCTTCCCTTATCATCATAGGGTGCTTACTTTCTTCCCTCCTGCCAAGGGGGAAGTAGCTGCCTGCAAGCCTTCGCCGGCCCAGGTCGCTGAAGTGAGCCGCGTCtgcttcacaaaaaatggttcaaatggctctgagcactatgggacttaacatctaaggtcatcagtctcctagaagttagaaccacttaaacctaaccaacctaaggacatcacacacatccatgaccgaggcaggattcgaacctgcgacagtagcagtcgcgcggttccggactgagcgcctagaaccgctagaccaccgcgaccggatCTGCTTCACATCTTTAATGGTATGATGTGTATCTGAAgataataaggcattgtgcctggGTCATCACTGTAATTATTAGAGCCCACCGGCCCACTACCATACCACTCACCCCACTGAGTGCCGCCAGTACTCTTTAGTGATGTCAAGGGTGTCAGGAGAGCTCACATCGCCACAGTGAACCGCAGTGTGCCATCTGAACTACACCTACTGTATCTTCATTGTGTGGTGACAATCATAGGGTCATCAGTTAAGGGTCGTGGTAATGTAGAGTGATAACGTAGAGTTAATTTTCTAAGGCCAGAATAACTGGTAAATGTCTCCCAGTTTAATGTCTAGAGCAGGGCTGGGCGCATAAGCTGTCAACGATGTTGCCCATAGTCACTGTGGGCATCTGTATTGTGGTGAGGACACAATTGGTGCACAGCCCGCATTCTCTTATTCGCGAACAGAACTGAAGATTGTCGATATTGGATGACGGACAGCTCACGTTCAAGTGTATAGTCACTCTCATATTCTTTACATTGTCGTAATTACTGCAGTACAACAGTGCAATGAGCAATTCCGACACAGTATTACATCTGCATAAGTAGCTGATCAATCATTACAGGAGTTCTATGTGCAGTCAACGAACTTATCCTTAAAGACCACTGTTGTGTTACCCAAAAATGCTATGGAATGGAAAAGTAATAGTAGGAACTTTATAACAATTCTTTCTTGAAAAAAATCAAATGAATTTACGTTAATACGCATGCTTTTATATGCCATCTCTTTATATAAGGTTTTGCATCTCAGTTATTAGATAGAGTTGTTTTCCTAGGTTTGTCTGTGAGTGAAATTTAGTTATGTATTTTTTTCCCAGCATGCAAGCTCGTATATCACGTTCCACTTTCTTAAGAGCATAAATGTATCGCTCCATTTTCGTTAAAAAATCTGACAGAAGGTACACACATTCAGATGACACCAGTAGACAACAGAAGATCGATTGACTATCTGCAGTTCGATATAGGCACTATACAGCGACAAAGAAAGAAATAAGGAATAATTTTTCCAGTGTTAAATTGCGTAATGAGTACTGCAGCTGTTACCATCTACCTAATAACCGGTATTGGCATGGCATTGCGTGGATAACACTAACGATGCAGCGTGGCATGTAAGCATTGTGGACCCAGTAGGTTGCTGGACGGTTGGCACCACACCTGCATACAAAAATCACCTAAttgccgtaaattccggggagagggtGATGATACCACATGCTGTATTTATTCACATCGCAGATGTTATCGATCAGGTTTATTTCTGGTgagttggagggccagcacattaatgtgacaaggtgtattatcttgctgaaaaatgcgacTGCCGTTGGGaagcatgatcatcatgaaggggtgcatGTGGTCTGGAACCAGTGAACAAGCCACACAGGGCAGCCACATGGTCTGAGACGCCATGCCACAGTTTACGAGGCTCCCCAGAGTAAGTTAgtttcagattaagtagtgtgaagcctagggaccgatgagctcagcagtttggccccacagGAACTTAACCACCACCACccgtgtatgatactccttggctgtcatggtgccttgcacaagttcCATTGAGTGCATGGATGCCCAattgaatgttcctcagagcgtaatggagccactGCCATGTTGTCTCTGACCCACAggacaggtatcaaggagctgctccctggaagaagacggattcgGTCCCTGCCATTGGcaggatgaagaaggtattgggattcattagaccatgcgatgctctgctactgcgccaacgtccaatgccaATCGTCACGTTTCCATATCAGCCTTAGTTGCCAATGTCATGTGTCAACATTGGCATACACAGGGATCCCTGGCTGGCGGAAGGTCGTCGCTAGGAGTGTTAGGTGTActgtgttttcagacacaattGAACTCTGCCTAGCTTTAAGTCAGATGTTAGTTCCGCCTTAGTtaactgtcctgttttaccagtctgcctagtcCAGGACgttcaacatctgtaatgaggaatgGCTGCCCAGACGTCGTGGATTTGGGCGGCcactccacgatgtctggacgtggtttcaccttggtttcgccacttgttaaGGACACTCACCATAGCGCTCCTTGAACACCAGACAAGTCATACAGTTACCGAAATGGTCTTACTGAGCCTCTGGGGCATCACAATCTGtcatcagtcaaactcagatagtgcaccttccccattctacaaacagacggcatggttcaaatggctctgagcactatgggacttatctgctgaggtcatcagtcccctagaacttagaactacttaaacctaactaacctaaggacatcgcacacacccaggcccgaggcagaattcgaacctgcgaccgtagtggtcgcgcggttccagactgtagcgcctagaaccgctcggccacaccggccggcacagacgGCATGCTCACAGAAACTACATGCACCGTGAATTTGTCTGACTTACACTCACTCCCCAccacgtgacgctgctatcacATGTACGGGTtaatatcgatagtaggtctgtggtcataatgttctggaccCGTAATCACATGCCCACCGTTCGTCACCCACTGTATATCAGCAACCTGCCTCCAACTTCCTCCAACCAAAGAGCCAACTAAAAGACGACCAAAGCGCCACCTGGTGCCGTGAAAGGAAAACGGATCATGCCAGTAAGCAACGATATAACATCTTGGAAAACGAGCCAACACGACTGAGATACATTAGCTGTTGCATGTTGTTTAGTGAACCAAAGCATCGTGCGTCTGCAGAAAAGGGGCAGGAACATTGGTGGCGATGACAGAAATTCCGGAGGAGGAGGATTTGAGCAAAGAATGTATAAGCTATGTAAGAGAACTGGTGGAGATCGGTTGGTTGGAGGTGCTGTGTGGCGCCAATGAAACAGCTTGCAATTCCAAACGCTTTATTACAGTCCCCTGCTGTAGCTCAGTACAGGAAGTAGCAGCTTGGCAGCTGCATACATCTGCTCCTGTGTTATCACCTCACAGTGCTGAGAGAATGCAGCACCAGTTGGACAGTGGCCTGTGACCCCGCTACTTCCATCAACGACGACTCCAGCTCCGGTCATCCTCCGCTAGCTGCGATCGCATATATTTTGCTGAAtatcaggggcgaaagactatttcCCTGCTTTACACCATTTCTACTCTAAACACTTCCTTCTTTGTCTCTGCCCTCTTGGTTCTCTTGCGTATTGTGTATTACTTGTATTTCCCTGCAGTttacccctgttttcctcagaacctcgaataccttgcaccatttgacattgtcgaacgctttttgcatgtCGAAAAATGGTATGAAcacatcttgatttttcttcagtcttgcttccactaacaACCGTAGcatcagaactgcccctctggtgctTTTACATTTCCTGAAGCCGAACTAATAATCATCTGACACGTCCTCAATATTCTCCTCGATTCTCCTGTTtattattttgccagtaacttggaTATGTGAGCTGCTAAACTGATTGCACGGTATTACTCATATTTTTCGTTTCTTGCTGTGGTCGTTGTCAATTCTGCATGAGCCCAGAATTGTTTGTACTGTACTTATTAATAAATTGAATTACATTTGTTTTAGAATTTACCCCAACTCAGCCCCTGGCACTTACCATTACCATAATTTACGGTACTACAGAAACCAATCGAAAACCTTTTTGATGAGCtagaacgtcgacttccctccagaccTCAACGCCAgacatcagtaccttctctggtttcgactgtTGAGAAAGAATGGACTACCATACCTACGCAGACAATCAAACGCCTCacagaaagtgtccccagcagagtttcaAACTGTCGTAAAAGCTTTGGGGGCACAcatcccacattaatgtccactgttAGGTGCCCCCATAATTTTCAACAGACAACGTATTTGTAATAATATTAGTATTTGTTACAGTTGTTTATTCATCCTCAAATCATTTGTACTATATATTAGATCTTAGAGATTAACAAGAAAATATACTAAAGGGTTGACTTAGTCATGTTTACAGCAGCACAGCAACTTACTTATCTTGTTCAACAGGCACTTAAACGTTATGTGCAATGAACTTTTGAACATACATTCGCAGAAACAAATTTGAGGATGGCGTCGAAACTGACCTTAATAGCGTCTGGCTTGGTCTGTAATATCAGAAATATCCATTTGCTAAAATAATGGGTGGCACATCTGGATCCCCACTGTATTCATTTTCATTACTGCACTGTAATCAGAACTTACTGTATATTGAACGTGCTATCCATGGACAGTATGTCTATAGATGTGTGATCCTGTCGACAGAATCATGTCTTGTGGAATACGTATTATGTACAATGTGTGCAGGATAAGTAATAAGTGGGTAAATCttccatcacacacatccgttGTTTCATGCTGATAATCTTTTCTGCTAGTGTACAATCGTGCAAACACCGAACCTCATTCATTTAATCATTTAACTCTCTTCCAGTCAAGGGATAAACCAGTGGACAATTCATTATGTGGGAAACTCAGGCAGACCTTTGTTCATTGGTGGAAACTTACGAGTGGGTTATTCGTTGACATGCAATACTTTACAGATAATTTTAGCACGTTGATACTTCGCTTATGGTAATAGCTAGAGCCGTTAGGAGAGGCTGGCGCAACTGATAATAAATCTGTTTTGATTCAAAGCGACTGATAAATCTAGAGAGGTGCAGATAACTCGTGAGGCAGTTGCTGGTACACAACGCGAACGACAGTGTTGCCTGGCTGTCCCGACAGAGATGTGTCCGGCCCTCACCTTGTGGCTGCTGGCCGCAGCCTGCAGCGTAGCACCCACACTAGGGGGCGACGACCGTGTTCTTGGGGGCGAGCCGGCGGACATCTCGCAGTTCCCCTGGCAGGTCTCCGTGGAGTATGTGGAGGCGCACCGCTGCGGCGCCTCCATCGTCAGCGCCAACTGGGTGATGACGGCTGCGTGGTGCATCTGGGGCACCGAACCAATTTATTACGTGCTGCGGGTCGGTACATCTATACGCGAGAGTGGCGGCGCCACGTACACGGTGTCCGATTTGTTCTGGCACGAAGATTTCGATTATGTTTTGACAGATAGAGACATTGGTTTCTTCGAGATCTCTGGCTCCATCTCGTTTGGCGACAACGTTCAGGTATTCTGTACAGAAATATTTCATTGAGAAAAATCTTACAAAATCAAACTACGGTCGCACAATGAATTTCCACTCTGTAGCGAAGTGTGAGTTGGTTTGAATCTTCCTGGTAAATTACAACTGTTTGGCGGACCTGATATCGAACTTGGAACTTTTGCCTTTTAAGGGACAAATATTCAACCGATacgtttgcaatatttatattataTGTAGGATCTCCTTCCTCTCTTTCACCCCTTCCATTGCTCTGCAGAACTACATGCATTAGCCTGGGTTCAGTGCCAGTGTTGATTAGAATACACTCTGGAATTGTTTGAAGGTCGTCATCACTCCGTTTTACATAATTGAAAATTGGTGACCCACCACAAATACTCTTAAGAATATCTC
This window harbors:
- the LOC124606949 gene encoding vitellin-degrading protease-like → MCPALTLWLLAAACSVAPTLGGDDRVLGGEPADISQFPWQVSVEYVEAHRCGASIVSANWVMTAAWCIWGTEPIYYVLRVGTSIRESGGATYTVSDLFWHEDFDYVLTDRDIGFFEISGSISFGDNVQAVALATEELEAGTTVTVSGWGSLQPGVDYPEQLHAVNTTIIDRSSCNDTYEGIVTENMICAGEPEGGKDACNGDKGGPLVANSTQYGIVSWGYGCFYPPYPGVYTNIVSLRSWINETIGV